In Heteronotia binoei isolate CCM8104 ecotype False Entrance Well chromosome 1, APGP_CSIRO_Hbin_v1, whole genome shotgun sequence, the genomic window ATTCATGCTTTTTTCACTATTCACAACAAAACAGATCCACTGAAGAAAAGGATTTTGCTCTGGTCAAGGTGAAAACTTTGGGCATAAGGCCACACAACTATTTCTGGAATATCTAAGGACCCCCTTTTTGAAAAAAAGCTATATTCCTTATGAAGAGATTTCTCATAAATCCCTGCACCTCTTCACACTCCAAAAGTTCCAAGCAGGTTCTTAGTTTCTCCTTATAGTATGTCTGCTCCCTCTTTAAGAGTCAGATTTAAAACTCTAATACATCTGCTCTCTCCGATCGTGTGACCACCAAAATAACATGCTTGTTCATTCCCAGAAACAGACCTCAACATGTCTGTTGTCTCCAAGAATCaaacctgccctgccctgccctcacccctcttcaacagatccctttggagttcctcacaatcctctctggttcttaccaccctgaacaatgtcAAGacaatgggttctgtaagggaagatcttgcctcactaacctgtaacatttctttgagggggtgaacaaacatgtggacaaaggagacctgatagatattgtttaccttgacttccagaaagcttttgataaagttcctcatcaaaggctccttagtaagctcaagagccatggagtaaaaggacaggtcctcttgtggatcaaaaactggctaattaataggaagcagagagtgagtataaatgggcagtcttcgcagtggaggacggtaagcagtggagtgctgcagggctcagtactgggtcccatgctctttaacttgttcataaatgatttggagttgagagtaagcagtgaagtggccaagtttgcggatgacactaaattattcagggtggtatgaaccagagaggattgtgaggaactccaaagggatctgttaaggctgggtgagtgggcgtcaacgtggcagatgaggttcaatgtggccaagtgcaaagtaatgcacattggggccaagaatcccatctacaaatacaagttgatggggtgtgaactggcagagactgaccaagagagagatcttggggtcgtggtagataactcactgaaaatgtcaagacagtgtgcaattgcaataaaaaaggccaacgccatgctgggtattattaggaagggaattgaaaacaaatcagccagtatcataatgcccctgtataaatcgatggcgtggtctcatttggaatactgtgtgcaattctggtcattgcacctcaaaaaggatattatagcattggaaaaagtccagaaaagggcaactagaatgattaaagggttggaacactttccctatgaagaaaggttaaaacgcttggggctctttagcttggagaaacttcgacagcggggtgacttgatagaggtttacaagattatgcatgggatggagaagatagagaaagaagtacttttctccctttctcacaatacaagaacttgtgggcattcaatgaaattgctgagcagtcaggttaaaacagataaaaggaagtacttcttcacccaaagggtgattaacatatggaattcactgccacaggaggtggtggcggctacaagcatatccagcttcgagcgggggttagataaaaatatggagcagaggtccagcagtggctattagccacagtgtgtatatatatgtgtgtatatatatatgtgtgtgtgtgtgtgtaaatttttggccactgtgtgatacagagtgttggactggatgggccattggcctgatccaacatggcttctcttctgttcttaagtatCAGTACTTTCCTCCACATTACATCAGCTCTCCAAAAGATGAGTGAATGTTGCTGCAAGCTTCACAGTAGTTCTTGCATCAACACAGGATTTCTTATTTTACAGATAGGATTGGACAACCTCCTGACTGCCACAGTGAAATATTCTTATTTTATGCAGAGCTAAGAAGTACCAGAGTCTGTCTAGGAGACATGTCTTTAGCTACTCTTACAGCATCTGCTAGCTATTGGAGCCACTGGTTCAACAACAGGAAAACAGGCAAATGACTGGTCTTGAATTTGCAAAAGTACATGAGAATGTGTAATTGAATTTCCAAAGTAGGACCTAGTAATTTCCTCTAGAAAGTGTTTCTAGCTTTGAAATCAAAATTGTTACAATTTTTCATCTCAGGATTTTGGTCCTTGGTATTCCTTTTTGTCATCTactgttgttattgttcagttgcacagtcgagtctgactctttgtgaccccatggacaaagtcatgccaggccctcctgtcttccaccaccctccgaagtctgctcaaatttgtgtttgttacatcagtaacgctgtccagccatctcatcttttgccgtccccttcttcttttgccttttatctttcccaccatcaggatcttcttcagtgagtgctcccttctcatttggtggccaaagtatttgagcttcagcatctgaccttccagggaacagtctgggttgatttcccttaggactgactgatttgatcttcttgcagtccaagggactctcaagagtcttctccagcaccacagctcaaaagcatctattcttctgcactcggccttccttatggtccagctctcacagccatacattactactgggaataccattgctttgactacacggacttttgttggcagggtgatgtctctgctttttattatactgcctaggttcgccatagctgtcctcccaaagagcaaatgtattttaatttcatggctacagtcaccatctgcagtgatcttggatcccagaaatgtgaagtccgtcactacttccatgtctttccatTCTACTTGCCATAGTGTGATGgggtcggatgccatgatcttagtttttttgatgttgagtttcaagtctacttttgtgctctcctctttcaccctcaaaagaggttctttaggtcctcctcactttctgccattagagtggtgtcatctgcatatctgaggttgttgatgtttttcccggcaatcttaattctggcttgtgcttcatccaggccagcattccacatgatgtactctgcatataaattaaataagcagggtgacaatatacatccttgacaaactccttttcctattctaaaccaatcagttgttccatatcccattctgactgttgcttcttgatccttatacaggtttctcaggagacatgtgaggtggtctggtactcccatctctttaaggacttgccacagtttgttgtgatccacacaatcaaaggctttagcgtagtcaatgaaacagaaatagacgtttttctgatactcccatgctttctccataatccagcgaatgttggcaatttgatctctagtttctctacctctctgaaacccagcttgaacttctggtagtccccgatctacatactgctgaaacctagcttgtgggatctttaacatgaccttgctggaatgtgaaatgagtgcaatggtgcgatagtttgaacattctttggtattacccttctttgggattggaatataaattgaccttttccaatcctgtggccactgttgcattttccaaatttgctgacataatgtgtgcatcactttaaaagcatcatcttttaggactttgaatagctcaactgggataccgtcatctccgctcgctttgttgttagcaatgctttctaaggcccatttaacttcacactccaggatgtttggctcaaggtcagcgatttcactgtcatagttgtcaaggacattgagatccttcttgtataattcttcttgccacctcttcctgatctcttctgcttctgttaggtccctaccattttttccctttatcatggccatctttgcatgaaatgtacctttgatttctccaattttcttgaaaagatctcttatccttcccattctattattttcctctattgctttgcattgttccttcaggaaggcctccttatctctccttgctgttctctgaaaatctgcattcagttggggtgaatttttccttttgccttttgcctttcactatccttctttcctcagctatttgtaaagcctcatcagacagccactttgctttcttgcatttctttttctttgggatggtgctgattctTCTGTataatgtcatgaacctccgtccatagttcttctggcACTTTGTCTATCAACTCTggtcccttaaatctattcttcacctgcgctgtatattcataagggatgtgatcaaagtCAAACCTGAATAGCCTAATGGCCTcaccagttttcttcagtttaagcctgaattttgcaatgagtagctcatgatctcagccgcagtcagctccaggtcttgtttttgctgactgtaaggagcttctccatctttgattgcagagtatataatcaatctgatttctgtgttgtccatcaggtgatgtccatgtgtagagtcgtcttttaggttgttggaagagggtgtttgctatgaccagcttgttctcttgacaaaactctattagcctttgcccggcttcattttgttctccaatgccaagcttgtcagttgttccggttaccttttgatgtcctactttggcattccagtcccctatgaggAGAAGGAcacctttttttggtgttaattctagatctgttgtagatcttcatagaactggtccacttcagcctcttctgcatcagtggttggggcatagacttggattactgtgatattgaatggtttgccttggatatggactgagatcattctatcatttttgagattgtctcccattattgccttcctcactctcttgttaactttAAAGGCCACACCGTTTCTTTtgtgggactcttgcccacagtaatagatgcagcgatcctctgagttaaattcacccattcctgtccattttagtttgctgattcccaagatgtcgatgttcagtcttgccatctcttgtttgactacatccagcttaccttgattcatagatcgtACATTCTACGTTCCAATGCAGTAATCTACTAGCACTCCGTAAATATTTTTGTACAATATTTTTAATTCAAAAAATTAACTGTAGTCTAGATGGCCAGGGAACAAGTGGAAGATCTTTTAATATGCAATCCAATGTGTGAACAAGATGTCTGACAGAAGTTCCTGACAAGTATCAAAAGAACTTTTTTGACCTCTGGGTCCGAAAAATACCAGATGAGTCATGCTGTGGTACAATGGAAGGAAACATGAGatgaaaatttatttaaaatgctaTATTTCTAAAAGAATAGAAAGGCTGAAAGTAGGGCCATCCATTCCCTTTCTATCATACTGTCTTTCATACAACCAACAATTTTCCATGAAAAGCCTCTTTTTTATTGTTCGTTTTCTTCTAGCAGCAACAGTAGATGTGAGAATTTGATGTGGTCTTTGAATGTTGGATGCTGATAAGCAACTTGCTTGCTATTATTGGCTGCAATCTAAAGAAAGGTGTATATATGTGGGTAAATAACTATGTAAACAGCCATAGTTTTGTTccgtctttttttttctttctaatgaCCTGTTAAGTCACTAAAAACTGCCTAGATTTACAGTAACAGCAAGTCTTTCTTTCTAGCATTCAAAACAGCCTCAGTGTTTTTGGATGCTTGAAAGCAGATTTTCATATGTAAATCCTCTTGTCCCCTAGACTTAGCTGGATTCCTTCACGTCACCTAAATTTATCATAGTGGGGAAGGGTATGGATAGCTGTTGCCATCCACTGCACtttccatatcttctcccccaagtAAGTCTGCATTTGCTATcctaactaggggtgtgcaaaaaataataatttggaattaatcggattcggaaatatatggggccaaaatattcggaataccgtatatttccaaataccagtactcggaatagccgtatatacaggagatatacggctatttctggatatacagccccattatacactatgggccattgaaatcaatggcaaaatagggtatattggaagctgcctggaggggagggggtttgagggagagcccccaaatttccaggagtccTGCAGGGGACGCTCCCCTACGAACCCCCCAAGCTCCAAGctccaggggttcccattccaggggcacccaaagagggttcccttatcccaccattataccctatgggtaattgaaatcaatgacaacatagggcataattagaggctactggggggcaggaggtttgagggagagcccccaaaactgcagggaactctcccctgcaaaacccccaagtcccgaaaagattgggccagggggtccctgtctttgggctccccaaaaggcccattgccaccaatgctggggaaagcccaaatagccacttcctccactgtaattgctgtggggaaagtggctctggccagaagggggtttgagggagaggccccaaaacttcAGGGCAGCTTCAGCGGACTCAcctgcatgcaacccccctggcccaaaaagactgcacccatctgtggacaCCCCAAAGgcaacactgttcccaatggtgataaaaaaaccaattagagccacttccccactgtaattatcgtggggaaagtggctctgaggagcaggggtttttgaggagagccccccaaactgctgtgcagcttcagggcactgtcccacacaaaacccacaaggccaaaaaaaattggaccagggggtccaattcatggggcacccaaagccaaacctaacttcacaccagagaatctctataggacccaaatgcactatatccatctatctactctatgaaccctgctggcctggaaccaatataaacccagttgccaacgtcactgccacacaaaacacaatctgctcaaggtctgctctgcagatctggctgcagcaaacccagatgccagctctccagccctgccccaaacaatgcggggagagctggtcaagcgcaacaagcatgctggttctaggtctctcacccagatgccagcttccctgccacagaacacacaatctacagatgccagttcttcaaccctgccccaaacaacataactctcaaacaagagaagcggtggaccacacctagctccacatcattctgtatctgacgcaaagcaagaagcatttaaacttaccttgagtgatggatggttggctggtccaggctcttttccgttacccagggtgcaccacgagggaggcaagccagagttgcacccgaaatgaggaagatcactgggagggcctgtgattgtgtgagaggaagggattccttctctctcagctcagcagcaacacaccagctatcttTTAAATAATTTCTTTACTCATTTAGAGCCAAATATCCTTACAAAAGAGAAATGGTGTGATACTTAGAATCACAGAAACCAAACAGTTTGTGAGTTGCTGACTCACTCTTAATTATGCAATTTATCTTTGCGATCTCTTTGTCTCTGGAGGGCTGCAGACAGGAAGGTTTCATGAGCAGGCCTTTCCAAAATTACAGTCCAGCTAAGGTTTTGGATTACGGGGACCCATCTGGTTCTCTTCATGCTTTTTTCTTGCATGATGGGCACAAGTTCCATTACAGGTTTAGGATTTTTTCATTGAGCGCGATCTGGGACTGTGTGAGGTTTGCCAAATAAGTCACCATCAACAGGTCGTTGATATTGCTGTTCAGCATGGTCTCAAAGTCCTCCGGGGAGATCTTCGGCACCTGGTTGATGAGATCCATCAGGAAACGGCCAACGGTGTTGTCAGCAGCCACTTTGCCAGACAGCACATCTTCTGCGTACTGCAGCACGGTGCTCAGGGTATCCTGAATCCGAGCAGAAGCTGCCCCCACCTGCTGTAGGTCGCTGGACAAACTGATCACGCGATTGGGGCTGAAGCAAGTCTTCATGACGAGGTCAACTCCTATCCGTTCCGTGTCATAGTAGGCATACTTCACTGTGAGAGGTGTGAACATCACCCCCATGGTCTTCCCAGGGACCCCCATGGCAGTACTGACATAGGCCTTAATGCTCATGCGTCCATTTTGCAGACTGCTGTCCACAGTTAGGTGAATTGGGCTGTGTGCTTCTCGGCTGTAGTATTCATGGATCAAAACAGAGTGTTCTGTGATGTCATGTCCTGTTGCGTACCATCCCAGAATAATCTCACTCGGGGAAACCTTCTTGTGCAGCTCATACATATTCTTGGCGAACTCCATGTCAACTGCCACCTCATCTTCTGACTCATTATGAGGGACTGAGAAGCAGTTGGTGACTTCCACGGAGTGTTTGTCCACCATGCCGAGGAGGGTCCCGATGACGCGGGCGGCGCCCTCGTTGCGGCGCTCGAAGCTGTCGACGACGGAGGCCAGCACCACCGGGTGGATGCGCACGGCCCGCCCGCCGGGGAAGGGCGCCGAGAGCGCCGCGGGGGGCGGAGGAGGGGGCGCAGGAGCGGGCTGCGGGGGCGGCGCGGGCTgcgggggggcggcggcgggcgAGGAGGGGGCCGCGGCCAAAGCCTGAGGAGCGCTGGACGCCGAGGCCGCCATCTTGCCGGGAAAGgccacaccagctatcactgtccctttagagggacctcagcatttgtatggctgctggctgcttgtcatcatcactggcacctccctctttcttcctcctgcccctgaaaaaaaacctgggttatcctggctgggtctgtgggtgctgtcggtttcagttgggggctgcaatggccctttcagttttattaggcatgtgtggatggggactggcgGAAtttggattaagaacataagagaagccatgctggatcaggccaatggcccatccagtccaacactctgtgccacacagtggccccaaaaattatacacacacacacacaaagacacatatacacactgtggctaatagccactgatggacctctgctccatattttttatctaaccccctcttgaagttgtctatgcttgtagccctcaccacctcctgtggcagtgaattccacatgttaatcaccctttgggtgaagaagtacttccttttatccgttttaacctgaccgctcagcaatttcattgaatgcccacgagttcttgtattgtgagaaagggagaaaagtacttctttctctactttctccatcccatgcattatcttgtaaacctctatcatgtcaccccacagtcaacgtttctccaagctcaagagccccaagcgttttaacctttcttcatagcgaaagtgttccaaccctttaatcattctagttgcccttttctgcactttttccaatgctataatatcctttttgaggtgcgatgaccaaaattgcacacagtattccaaatgagaccgcaccatcgatttatacaggggcattatgatactggctgatttgttttcaattcccttcctaataatttctttgcagattgctttgcagattttaaatcagcattcacttttggtttggggatggatgaggggtggggggtgcactgccaatcaatttgtgagtttttgggctgtctttggactctagtctatgtttagtggtagagcattttacaaccaccttccaagcgtggaccaagagaggatgcaggcacaagttggtgctcacttcattcactctcaaagtctgtGTTCGGGGAGCCAAActgaggcaagttgaccttcaggaagaccaactgctcaactgtccagggatGCAGGTgcttgcaatgtgggcagacaatgtcacccatatgcgaaaagatgtgctcgctctgcacactcgttggtgggcatgagaggaacgccttggccacggaggagagggctggccagaccccctTCTTCacaacccagtagtccaaaggagacatttcctgcaaCTTGTTGGGCttcaaaagatagtccctcaccatcgcagcacctgtctcCACTCTCATGGGGCCTACCGCTCTCAGAGGGGCCAAACAAgccacccgatgagtgtcatcttggcactcttcttgccgtgagtctggtgggaaacactgcctagccggggacgttgaggatgaacagcagtggaagaggcagatgagctgcttccacccccctcctcctcagctaccggcactgggcctgccctgactctgcagtgctcaaccttctgggagagctcatctcaccagcgatcgagctcgttggcctgctcagtgatcatgcccttaaggcgcgggtctaacatggtcgccatcatgtagaccttaccCTGGGTGAAAGTTTGAAATCAGGCCTCAAGCCTTTCCTGCAGCttaacaaccagggcgtgcaccgctggaagaacgtctgcacagccttgagctggcactagaaacgaggccaggtttTCGCGGACCATGTGGA contains:
- the LOC132585226 gene encoding eukaryotic translation initiation factor 3 subunit F-like translates to MAASASSAPQALAAAPSSPAAAPPQPAPPPQPAPAPPPPPPAALSAPFPGGRAVRIHPVVLASVVDSFERRNEGAARVIGTLLGMVDKHSVEVTNCFSVPHNESEDEVAVDMEFAKNMYELHKKVSPSEIILGWYATGHDITEHSVLIHEYYSREAHSPIHLTVDSSLQNGRMSIKAYVSTAMGVPGKTMGVMFTPLTVKYAYYDTERIGVDLVMKTCFSPNRVISLSSDLQQVGAASARIQDTLSTVLQYAEDVLSGKVAADNTVGRFLMDLINQVPKISPEDFETMLNSNINDLLMVTYLANLTQSQIALNEKILNL